In the bacterium SCSIO 12741 genome, AACAGCTTAACCTGGTCATGGAATACTTCTGGCTGGCGGTATCCATCATTACCGGTTCCATTGCCATTTACAGCTTCTTCAGCCCCAAAGTGGACGAGCTACTACACCCTTTGTATTACGTTCTTCCCCTAGTTGCTTTTGGTCTCTTTTACATGCGTCGCCGGTTTCGTTTGCGGATGCAAAAAAGAGATGAAGAGCGCGGCGACAAAATGGATCAATAACGATTCAAGGAAATCCTTATTTTTGATAGGAACACTGTAACATGTACGAATTTTCCTGGCTGATCGTCATCCTTACCTTACTCTTTTCGGCCTTCTTTTCGGGGATGGAAATTGCTTTCATTTCTGCGAATAAGTTGAAAATTGAATTGGCCAAGAAACAGGGCCAGGTTCCGGCTCGAATCAACTCTTACTTCATGAAGCACCAAGGGGCATTCATCACCACGATGCTCATTGGGAACAACGCCGCCCTGGTGATCTATGGTCACTTTATGAGCTATAACCTGGAGCCCATGATGGCCGCCATTGTTACGACTGGCTTTGTGGTGTTTTTACTTCAGACCATTGTATCCACACTTTTGGTATTGATCACAGCGGAATTTTTACCCAAAACGATTTTTCGCATCGATCCAAACCGTACCTTGAACGTATTCTATCTACCCACTCTGTTGGTCTACCTCATTTTTTACCTTCCTACCCAATTCACTCTTTTAATCACCAACCTGTTTCTTCGTCTATTCTTAAAAGGAGCTCAAGCCGATGAAGCCCATGTAGGTTTTGGAAAAGTAGACTTAGACCTTTATTTGAAAGAAGCGACCAGTCAGGTAGAGAATAAGGAAGAACTGGAGCACGAGGTACAGATTTTTCAAAATGCCTTAGAGTTTTCCGATCAAAAAGTAAGGGAGTGTATGGTGCCCCGAACCGATATTGTTGCCCTCGAAGAAACCGAATCGATACAAGCTCTGCAGGAAAAATTCATTGAAACCGGGCTTTCCAAAATTCCGATCTATCGGGACGATATCGATAATATTATAGGCTACACCCACTCCTTTGAACTGTTTCGTAACCCCTCCTCCATCAAAAAGATATTGCTTCCAATCTCCCTCATTCCGGAAGCTATGCCGGTGAACGAAGCCCTATCGCTGCTCAACAAAAACAAACGAAGCATTGCCGTGGTGTTGGACGAATTTGGCGGAACAGCCGGAATTGTGACCATGGAAGACATCATTGAAGAAATTGTTGGGGAAATCGTGGATGAGCACGATATGGAGCAACCTTTTGAGGAACAAGTGAATGAGCATGAATACAATTTTTCTGCTCGAATAGAAATTGATCACATCAACGATCACTACCACCTTAACCTGCCCGAAAGCGAAGAGTATGAAACGCTGGGAGGGCTGATAATCAATGAAACAGAAAGTATTCCAGATCAAGGAGACCTCATTCGCATCGAGCGATTTGAATTTCGCATCAAAGAGGTTTCGGAGAACAAAATTGAGTTGGTCAACCTGCGAATTACGGGTGAAGAATAAGCCCACGAACTCACTCGATTAACTCCCTTGATTTTCAACAACTTATTTTAAGAACACAAATAGTTGAGAAAAATACCAAATAGTGGTATATTCGCAACCCAATTTTAAGAAGGTAAAAGAAATGGCGGTAATTCAAAAGATCAGAAACCGATCAGGACTCTTGATAGCAGTCATAGGAGGCGCAATGGTATTGTTTGTAGGTAGTGACCTGCTAAACAGTAACGGACAGTTTTTCAGCCGACAAGAATATAACGTCGGAGAAATTAACGGTACCACCATCACCCTTAAGCAGTTTGAACAACGTGTACAGGACGTCGTTGGCGACCAAAGTGTAGGTAGCAACGAAATGGAATTGTATCGCAACCAGACCTGGAACTTGTTCTTGCAAGACTACTTGATCAAAACCGAATACGATGCCCTTGGAGTGGATATAGTAGATGACGAGTTGTGGGATGAAATCAAAAACAACCGCGACGGAATTCTCTCTGCTTACTTCACCGATCGTAATACAGGACAGATTTATGAAGCTTTCCGCGATGAGCGTGGTGGCCTAAACATGCAAATGGCGATTCTTCAACTGAAGCAATTGGTGAAAGATGAAGAAGCAAAGAAGAACTGGTCGGTTATCGAGCGTTCTATCCGTGAGCAACTAATGTCTGGAAAGTATACCGGATTGCTAAAAAGAGGATTGACTGCAACTGATTTCCAGGCTACAGAAAGATCTAAGAACAACAACGATCAAATCGTGGTTAGCTGGGCAGGAATGTCTTACGGCCAAGTTAAGGACGAAGACATCTCATACTCTGAAAGCGATATTTCAGCTTGGTACAACAAGCACAAAAGTGAAGATCAGTTCCAGCAGGACGAAGACATGCGTTCGGCCAAAGTTGTGGTATTTGACGTAGTTCCTTCTGCCAACGACATTCAAACTGCCAAAAACGAAATGGCTGCATTGAAAGACGGTTTTGCCAAATCTGAGAACGATACTTTGTTCATCATTCAAAACACCGACAATCAGTATAGCGCTTTTGCTTCTTACGGTCGTTTCGAATTGCCACTTGACATCGACAGCCTGGTTTTCAATGCTGAAGACGGAGCTGTTGTTGGCCCTTATGGACAAGGATTGAATTTCAAAATCAGCAAAAAGTTAGGTCAAGAAATGCGTCCTGACTCAGTAAGCGCTCGTCAGATTTTGTTGCTGGCCAACTCTCCTGATGCCGATACTGCTGCCCTACGAGTTCGCATGGACAGTATTAAAACGGCTATCGAAAATGGAGCCGATTTTGCTGAGATGGCTGGAAAATATAGTGCTGACCTTGGAAGCTCCAGAAATGGTGGTGATTTGGGTTGGTTTGTTGAACGTCAGCCTGGATATGAGCCTGAGTTTATTCAAGCTGCCTTCGGTGCTAAGACAGGTGACCTATACGTAGTTCGTTCTCGTCGTTTGGGATACCACTTGGTAGAAATCCAAGATCAAACCCAAGCACGTGAGAAAGTGATTTTGGCTACGGTTGAGCGCACGGTTCAAGCGAGTGAAGAAACCTTGGATCGCATCTATAACGAGGCAAGCAACTTCGCTATTACCAATAGCAACCTGGATGCCTTTAACGCCGGACTTGAAGGTGACGCTGTATTGAACTCAAAAGCCAATGAGCACACTTCTATCCGCAAAGGAGCTAAGGTTTTGGGTAACCTGGAAAATCCTCGTCAAATCATCCGCTGGGTGTACGACAACGAATTGGGTTCAGTATCTACCGATCCTTTTGAGAGCGAAAATCAAATTGTGATTGTTGCCGTTACCGGAGTTACCAGTAAAGGAACCCTTCCATTGGAAGAAGTTCGCGATCAGGTAGAAGAGGAAGTGAAAAAGGAATTGAAAGCCGAATGGATCAAAAACAAAATTGGTTCAAACACCGACTTGGATGCTGTAGTAAGCAGTACGGGTGGACGTAAAGAGCAAAACATTGCGGTTACCTTCAACTCCTTCTCTATTAAAGGAATTGGAAACGAACCAGCTGTTTTGGGTACAGCTTTCGGATTGGAGCAAGGTCAAACTTCTGATCCAATCGCTGGAAACGGTGGAGTTTACGTAATTCGCGTAGACAGCAAAACACCAAACCAAAATTCAGCCGATGTTGAGCAGTTGAAAAACCAAATTGCTGGTGACTATGCTCGTCGTGTTGACGCTGAAGTATTCGAAGCACTGAAAGAAAAAGGAAATGTAGTGGACAACCGTTCCGACTACTACTAATCGATTTATAGACCTTTTAATAGGTAAAGGCTTTCATCTTCGGGTGAAGGCCTTTTTTATTTCGTAAATTCGAAGCGTGAAAAACCTATACCACCTCTCACTAATCGTTGTTTTAGCGCTATTTCTATCGGGATGCACAAAGAAACCGGTAGCCTGCTTTGTAGTGCCTAATGAATCCATGGAAACGGGTGTAGAATACCTTTTTGAGGATTGTTCGGTCGAAGCTGCTAAATACTGGTGGGAGTTTGGTGATGGGCAAGCCTCAGACAGCAGTGGCGGACGGCATACCTACGGTAATCCGGGCGTATATAAAATGACGCTTACCGTTACCAAAGATGGCGACGAAGACGTTTTAACACGTACTGTTCGGGTAGAATCGGTAGATCGAACCGGACTTTCCGCTGGCCAATATACCGGTAAATTCACCGAAACCTATCCCGGTAATGTGATTTACAACAAGTCTTACACCCAGACTTTAACCATTGAGGCTATCGACAACAATAACATCTACATTTCCACCGTCAGAGGGTCCTTTCACGCTACGGTAGAAGGAACTTCGACCAACTACACCTTTAGTTCCATTCGCGAACAGCAGGGCCGAATAGCGGACATGCTAGACGGTACAGGAGAATTTGATGCAGGAGGTGTTGAAGAGTTTGAAATGACACTTCAGGGTACAGATCCTTACCTGGGAGATATTCCCTGGATTTTACGCTTCCGCGGATCCCGTCCGTAAATCCTTTAGATTACTACGTTTACAATCTTTCCTGGAACCACAATGACCTTTCTGGGCTCTTTTCCGTCCAGCCATTTTTGGGTTACCTCATGTTGAAGCACCTGTTTTTCAACCTCCGCCTTATCCATTTCAATAGGCAGCGCTAATTTCAAGCGAACCTTACCATTAATCTGAACCGGATAGTCATGAGAACTTACCTTGAGGTATTTCTCTTCAAACTGAGGCCAGGTAGCACTTAAAAACAAGCTCTCTTCATGCCCCAATTGATTCCAAAGTTCCTCCGTAATGAATGGACAATGCGGGTGCATCGCCACCAATAGAGGCTCAAGAATGGCCTTTTTGTGACAGTTCAGGGAAGTAAGCTCATTGGTCGCCACCATAAAGGTAGAAACGGGCGTATTGAACGCTAAACGTTCATTATCGGCCTGAATCTTTTTCAAAGCTTTGTGCAAGGAGCGCAATTCATCCTCATTCGGTTGTTCGTCGGTTACCAACCATTCCCCGTCCTGGGTATAAAACAACCTCCAGAATTTTTTCAGGAAACGGTGAGCACCATCAATTCCTTTGGTGTTCCAAGGTTTGCTTTGTTCAATAGGCCCGAGAAACATTTCGTGCAAACGAAGGGTATCCGCTCCATGACCCATAACCACGTCATCCGGATTTACCACATTGCCATAACGCTTACTCATCTTACGACCATCTTCGGCCTGAATCATCCCTTGATTTACCAATTTCTTAGCAGGCTCATCAAAGGGCAGGTAACCCAAATCAAAAAGCACCTTGGTCCAAAAGCGGAAGTACAACAAGTGTCCCGTTGCATGCTCGGCGCCACCTAAATAGAGGTCTACATTTTGCCAATAGTTCACCGCTTCATTCGATACAAAACCGTCTTCATTTTTTGGATCCATGTAACGCAAGTAATACCAGGACGAACCCGCCCAACCTGGCATGGTATTCAACTCCAGGGGATAGTTTTCATCGCTCCCTTCCGGTGAATAGGTCCAGTTTTCGGCATGACCCAATGGTGGGTCACCATCTTCTGTTGGCAAGTATTTTTCTACCTCAGGCAATTCCAGAGGAAGGTCTTTTTCAGCTACCGGGTAAGGTACGCCATCCTTGAAATACATCGGAATAGGCTCACCCCAGTAACGCTGCCGGCTAAACACGGCATCACGCATTTTATAGTTTACCTGACGCTCACCAATTCCCCGGGTTTCCATTTCGTGAATCATGCGTTTAATCGCCTTTTTCACTGGAAGACCATCTAAGAAATCAGAATTGATCAAGGTTCCATTTTTATCATCATTTGCACCTTCGGATACGTCACTTCCTTCGATAACCGCAGGAATTGGAAGTCCAAAGTGGTGGGCAAAATCCCAGTCGCGTTGATCACCAGATGGAACGGCCATAACCGCTCCGGTTCCATAACCCGCCAACACATAGTCAGCAATCCAAATGGGAATAGGCTCTCCACTAAATGGATGAATTGCGTAGGCTCCGGTAAAAGCTCCAGTCACATTCTTCACGTCGGACATTCTATCCCGTTCAGAACGTGTTTTGGTACGTTGAATATAGGCTTCCACTTCCTCTTTCTGCTCTTCCGTTGTCAGCTCAGCAACCCATTCATGTTCGGGTGCAAGCACCATAAATGTGGCTCCAAAAATGGTATCCGGGCGAGTCGTGAATATTTCGAGTTTGCGCTCCGAATCCTTTACATCAAAAAACACGGAAGCTCCAACACTTTTTCCAATCCAATTGCGCTGGATTTCCTTCAGGGAATCTGTCCATTCCAACCCTTCCAAACCTTGAAGCAAGCGCTCGGCGTATGCTGAAATTCGCATGGACCATTGGCGCATTTTGCGACGTACAACTGGGTGTCCGCCACGCTCACTCAACCCATCCTTAATCTCATCATTGGCCAAAACCGTTCCCAGAGCCGGGCACCAGTTTACCATTGTATCTGCCAGGTAAGTCAATCGGTAATTCAGCAAAATATGCTGCTGCTCTTTTTCAGACATGCCTGTCCACTCTTCAGCTGTAAACGCATCCGTTTCTTCGCAAGCAGCTTTTACCTCAGCATTTCCTTCCGTTTCAAAGCGGGCTACCAAAGTTTCGATACGCTCCGCCTTTTGAGATTCATTGTTGAACCAGCAGTCGAAGAGTTGAAGGAATATCCATTGGGTCCACTTGTAGTAGTCCGGACTGCTGGTTCTCACCTCACGATCCCAATCGTAGGAAAAACCAATCAAATCCAATTGCTCACGATAGCGGTTTACATTGTCGTGGGTAGTAATGGCCGGGTGCTGTCCGGTTTCAATGGCATATTGTTCAGCGGGAAGACCGAAGGCATCGTAACCCATCGGGTGCAACACGTTGAATCCATTTAATCGTTTGTATCGACTGTAGATGTCAGAAGCGATATAGCCGAGAGGGTGACCCACGTGCAACCCTGCCCCCGAAGGGTAAGGAAACATATCCAACACATAATACTTCGGGCGGTTAGGATCTACCTGCACCTGATAGGTACCTGATTCAGACCACCGTTTTCTCCATTTTTCCTCTAAGGCTTTAAAGTCGTATTCTTTCATCTTTTCCATCTCCAGATTCGGTCTTTTTGGTTTTCCCCAAAAAGGTGTACAAAAGTAAAAATAGCCCGGGTTCCACCCCTTTGAAATTTTATTATTTTAGCCTGCAAATACCCAAAATCCCGCATGGCTACAGCTGAAGAGCGTTTTTCCCGAAAAAGATTGCGATCCTCCTATTTCACGGTTGTGATCAGTATTTCCATGGTGTTGTTTATGCTCGGCCTTCAGGGAATCATTCTACTGCAAACCAAACGTATTTCTGACTACGTCAAAGAGAACATTGGATTTTCGGTGATGCTGAAAAACGACGTCAAGGAAGTTGATATTGTCAAGTTTCAAAAATCACTGGACGCAGCAGTTTACGTAAAGTCTACCGAATACATTGATAAAGAGAAGGCTGCTAAGGAATTGACGGAAGATTTGGGTGAAAACTTTGTGGACTTTTTAGGCTACAATCCCCTATTAGCTTCGATCGACGTTCGGTTAAATGCAGAGTACGCCAATCCGGATAGTTTGGAATGGATTGCAGCCGACCTCATGAAGAATCCAAGAATCAAAGAGGTGTTTTACCAAGAGGATTTAGTTGTGGTGGTCAATGAAAACATCCGCAACATCTCACTCATCATTCTCATTTTTAGTGGATTCTTATTGATTATCGCCGTTGCCCTAATCAACAATAGTATACGCTTAGCCCTTTATTCAAAGCGCTTCATTATAAAAACCATGCAGCTTGTAGGCGCAACGTCAGGTTTTATCCGAACGCCTTTTGTGTGGCGAGGAATTCTCAATGGAATCTACGGATCATTCATCGCTATAGCCCTGTTATTGAGCTGTTTGTACTGGGCCCAACAACAAATGCCTGAACTTTTTGATATTCAGGATGTAGAATTGATCGGTTATTTATTTGGAATGGTACTTTTGTTGGGAATTATCATCACCTGGATAAGTACAGGTTTGGCGGTTCGCCGCTATTTAAGAATGAAAACGGACAAACTATACTCCTGATATGGAAGGAAAAGAACAACAACAATTGGTTTTTACCCGGGAGAATTACCTGCTGATGATTGCCGGTGTGGCATTTGTCATCATTGGATTTTTGCTCATGGCTGGTGGTGGATCAGAGGATCCTAACGTATTTAATGCGGACGAGATTTTCAGTGCACGTCGTG is a window encoding:
- a CDS encoding HlyC/CorC family transporter; the protein is MYEFSWLIVILTLLFSAFFSGMEIAFISANKLKIELAKKQGQVPARINSYFMKHQGAFITTMLIGNNAALVIYGHFMSYNLEPMMAAIVTTGFVVFLLQTIVSTLLVLITAEFLPKTIFRIDPNRTLNVFYLPTLLVYLIFYLPTQFTLLITNLFLRLFLKGAQADEAHVGFGKVDLDLYLKEATSQVENKEELEHEVQIFQNALEFSDQKVRECMVPRTDIVALEETESIQALQEKFIETGLSKIPIYRDDIDNIIGYTHSFELFRNPSSIKKILLPISLIPEAMPVNEALSLLNKNKRSIAVVLDEFGGTAGIVTMEDIIEEIVGEIVDEHDMEQPFEEQVNEHEYNFSARIEIDHINDHYHLNLPESEEYETLGGLIINETESIPDQGDLIRIERFEFRIKEVSENKIELVNLRITGEE
- a CDS encoding peptidylprolyl isomerase; amino-acid sequence: MVYSQPNFKKVKEMAVIQKIRNRSGLLIAVIGGAMVLFVGSDLLNSNGQFFSRQEYNVGEINGTTITLKQFEQRVQDVVGDQSVGSNEMELYRNQTWNLFLQDYLIKTEYDALGVDIVDDELWDEIKNNRDGILSAYFTDRNTGQIYEAFRDERGGLNMQMAILQLKQLVKDEEAKKNWSVIERSIREQLMSGKYTGLLKRGLTATDFQATERSKNNNDQIVVSWAGMSYGQVKDEDISYSESDISAWYNKHKSEDQFQQDEDMRSAKVVVFDVVPSANDIQTAKNEMAALKDGFAKSENDTLFIIQNTDNQYSAFASYGRFELPLDIDSLVFNAEDGAVVGPYGQGLNFKISKKLGQEMRPDSVSARQILLLANSPDADTAALRVRMDSIKTAIENGADFAEMAGKYSADLGSSRNGGDLGWFVERQPGYEPEFIQAAFGAKTGDLYVVRSRRLGYHLVEIQDQTQAREKVILATVERTVQASEETLDRIYNEASNFAITNSNLDAFNAGLEGDAVLNSKANEHTSIRKGAKVLGNLENPRQIIRWVYDNELGSVSTDPFESENQIVIVAVTGVTSKGTLPLEEVRDQVEEEVKKELKAEWIKNKIGSNTDLDAVVSSTGGRKEQNIAVTFNSFSIKGIGNEPAVLGTAFGLEQGQTSDPIAGNGGVYVIRVDSKTPNQNSADVEQLKNQIAGDYARRVDAEVFEALKEKGNVVDNRSDYY
- a CDS encoding PKD domain-containing protein, with the translated sequence MKNLYHLSLIVVLALFLSGCTKKPVACFVVPNESMETGVEYLFEDCSVEAAKYWWEFGDGQASDSSGGRHTYGNPGVYKMTLTVTKDGDEDVLTRTVRVESVDRTGLSAGQYTGKFTETYPGNVIYNKSYTQTLTIEAIDNNNIYISTVRGSFHATVEGTSTNYTFSSIREQQGRIADMLDGTGEFDAGGVEEFEMTLQGTDPYLGDIPWILRFRGSRP
- the leuS gene encoding leucine--tRNA ligase, with amino-acid sequence MKEYDFKALEEKWRKRWSESGTYQVQVDPNRPKYYVLDMFPYPSGAGLHVGHPLGYIASDIYSRYKRLNGFNVLHPMGYDAFGLPAEQYAIETGQHPAITTHDNVNRYREQLDLIGFSYDWDREVRTSSPDYYKWTQWIFLQLFDCWFNNESQKAERIETLVARFETEGNAEVKAACEETDAFTAEEWTGMSEKEQQHILLNYRLTYLADTMVNWCPALGTVLANDEIKDGLSERGGHPVVRRKMRQWSMRISAYAERLLQGLEGLEWTDSLKEIQRNWIGKSVGASVFFDVKDSERKLEIFTTRPDTIFGATFMVLAPEHEWVAELTTEEQKEEVEAYIQRTKTRSERDRMSDVKNVTGAFTGAYAIHPFSGEPIPIWIADYVLAGYGTGAVMAVPSGDQRDWDFAHHFGLPIPAVIEGSDVSEGANDDKNGTLINSDFLDGLPVKKAIKRMIHEMETRGIGERQVNYKMRDAVFSRQRYWGEPIPMYFKDGVPYPVAEKDLPLELPEVEKYLPTEDGDPPLGHAENWTYSPEGSDENYPLELNTMPGWAGSSWYYLRYMDPKNEDGFVSNEAVNYWQNVDLYLGGAEHATGHLLYFRFWTKVLFDLGYLPFDEPAKKLVNQGMIQAEDGRKMSKRYGNVVNPDDVVMGHGADTLRLHEMFLGPIEQSKPWNTKGIDGAHRFLKKFWRLFYTQDGEWLVTDEQPNEDELRSLHKALKKIQADNERLAFNTPVSTFMVATNELTSLNCHKKAILEPLLVAMHPHCPFITEELWNQLGHEESLFLSATWPQFEEKYLKVSSHDYPVQINGKVRLKLALPIEMDKAEVEKQVLQHEVTQKWLDGKEPRKVIVVPGKIVNVVI
- a CDS encoding permease-like cell division protein FtsX, translating into MATAEERFSRKRLRSSYFTVVISISMVLFMLGLQGIILLQTKRISDYVKENIGFSVMLKNDVKEVDIVKFQKSLDAAVYVKSTEYIDKEKAAKELTEDLGENFVDFLGYNPLLASIDVRLNAEYANPDSLEWIAADLMKNPRIKEVFYQEDLVVVVNENIRNISLIILIFSGFLLIIAVALINNSIRLALYSKRFIIKTMQLVGATSGFIRTPFVWRGILNGIYGSFIAIALLLSCLYWAQQQMPELFDIQDVELIGYLFGMVLLLGIIITWISTGLAVRRYLRMKTDKLYS
- a CDS encoding DUF3098 domain-containing protein — protein: MEGKEQQQLVFTRENYLLMIAGVAFVIIGFLLMAGGGSEDPNVFNADEIFSARRVTVAPLTILLGFGIVFFSILKKPGSAKK